One genomic window of Parasteatoda tepidariorum isolate YZ-2023 chromosome 9, CAS_Ptep_4.0, whole genome shotgun sequence includes the following:
- the LOC107444864 gene encoding glucose-induced degradation protein 8 homolog isoform X1, whose protein sequence is MTQHIKSRSTPIEKPEELTKSEWLDRIGNLRMQRADMNRLIMNYLVTEGFKGAAERFRIESGVQPTVDLDTLDERIKIRDAIQNGKIQEAIEMVNNLHPELLDADRYLFFHLQQQHLIELIRERNIEEALKYAQEQLAERGEENKEVLSELERTLALLAFDEPERSPFGDLLHPSHRQKIASEVNAAILEMENRESTTPKLAVMLKLMLWSQEELEKKKVKYPKMTDVAHGVIEEPK, encoded by the exons ATGACCCAGCATATTAAGTCGC GCTCTACTCCTATTGAAAAGCCTGAAGAACTGACAAAATCAGAGTGGCTTGACAGAATTGGTAACTTACGAATGCAAAGGGCAGATATGAATCGCTTGATTATGAATTACCTTGTTACAG AAGGTTTCAAGGGGGCTGCGGAGAGATTTCGTATTGAATCTGGTGTCCAGCCAACTGTAGATCTTGATACTTTAGATGAGCGAATCAAAATTAGAGATGCCattcaaaatggaaaaattcaAGAAGCTATTGAAATGGTTAATAATCTTCACCCAGAATTACTTGATGCAGATCGATATCTATTCTTCCATCTGCAG cAACAACATTTGATTGAGCTGATTCGAGAGAGAAATATAGAGGAAGCTTTAAAGTATGCCCAGGAGCAATTAGCTGAAAGAGGAGAAGAAaacaaagaagttttatctGAACTGGAAAGGACTTTGGCATTGTTGGCTTTTGATGAACCTGAAAGGTCACCCTTTGGTGATCTTTTACATCCATCTCACCGCCAAAAG attgctAGTGAGGTGAATGCAGCgatattggaaatggaaaacaGAGAGTCAACCACTCCTAAACTGGCTGTTATGCTTAAACTAATGCTTTGGAGTCAAGAGgagttagaaaaaaagaaagtgaagtATCCAAAGATGACAGATGTTGCTCATGGTGTGATTGAAGAGCCAAAGTAA
- the LOC107444864 gene encoding glucose-induced degradation protein 8 homolog isoform X2, whose protein sequence is MQRADMNRLIMNYLVTEGFKGAAERFRIESGVQPTVDLDTLDERIKIRDAIQNGKIQEAIEMVNNLHPELLDADRYLFFHLQQQHLIELIRERNIEEALKYAQEQLAERGEENKEVLSELERTLALLAFDEPERSPFGDLLHPSHRQKIASEVNAAILEMENRESTTPKLAVMLKLMLWSQEELEKKKVKYPKMTDVAHGVIEEPK, encoded by the exons ATGCAAAGGGCAGATATGAATCGCTTGATTATGAATTACCTTGTTACAG AAGGTTTCAAGGGGGCTGCGGAGAGATTTCGTATTGAATCTGGTGTCCAGCCAACTGTAGATCTTGATACTTTAGATGAGCGAATCAAAATTAGAGATGCCattcaaaatggaaaaattcaAGAAGCTATTGAAATGGTTAATAATCTTCACCCAGAATTACTTGATGCAGATCGATATCTATTCTTCCATCTGCAG cAACAACATTTGATTGAGCTGATTCGAGAGAGAAATATAGAGGAAGCTTTAAAGTATGCCCAGGAGCAATTAGCTGAAAGAGGAGAAGAAaacaaagaagttttatctGAACTGGAAAGGACTTTGGCATTGTTGGCTTTTGATGAACCTGAAAGGTCACCCTTTGGTGATCTTTTACATCCATCTCACCGCCAAAAG attgctAGTGAGGTGAATGCAGCgatattggaaatggaaaacaGAGAGTCAACCACTCCTAAACTGGCTGTTATGCTTAAACTAATGCTTTGGAGTCAAGAGgagttagaaaaaaagaaagtgaagtATCCAAAGATGACAGATGTTGCTCATGGTGTGATTGAAGAGCCAAAGTAA